From Endozoicomonas sp. 8E, the proteins below share one genomic window:
- a CDS encoding YheU family protein, with amino-acid sequence MIIPYQELNTETLNNLIADFVSREGTDNGFEQDQESRIQQVLGLLKSGEVSIVFDPETESVNIIPAKEAQNYESIIDQT; translated from the coding sequence ATGATCATTCCATATCAGGAACTGAACACAGAGACACTGAACAATCTGATTGCCGATTTTGTCAGCCGGGAAGGGACTGACAACGGTTTTGAGCAGGATCAGGAAAGTCGTATTCAGCAGGTACTTGGGTTATTGAAATCCGGCGAAGTCTCTATTGTTTTTGATCCCGAAACCGAGAGTGTGAATATTATTCCGGCAAAAGAAGCTCAAAACTATGAGTCTATTATCGACCAGACTTAA
- the tsaA gene encoding tRNA (N6-threonylcarbamoyladenosine(37)-N6)-methyltransferase TrmO codes for MSKSSFQFEQIGVIHSCYRQKFGIPRQPGIVTAAESELELLPPFNQENLVRGLEGFSHLWVHFVFHETINQGWRPTIRPPRLGGRQRMGVFATRSTHRPNPIGLSVVKLKSIQSGNGKLILRLAEADLLDGTPVIDIKPYLPYADALPEAKGGFAPLPAIMAAVEFSEEAMIKCLAYERRTGRSLVELIQQVLGQDPRPAYLRDTTGRRHGSALWDVNVVWESRGDHFLVTDLEPYLSP; via the coding sequence GTGAGCAAAAGCAGTTTCCAGTTTGAACAAATTGGAGTGATTCACTCCTGCTACCGGCAAAAATTTGGAATTCCCCGCCAACCGGGCATTGTCACAGCGGCAGAGTCAGAGCTGGAACTGTTACCACCCTTCAACCAGGAGAACCTGGTACGTGGTCTGGAAGGTTTCTCTCACCTCTGGGTTCATTTTGTTTTTCACGAAACCATAAATCAAGGCTGGCGCCCTACCATTCGCCCTCCCCGACTTGGCGGCAGACAGCGCATGGGCGTTTTTGCCACTCGTTCGACCCATCGTCCTAACCCCATTGGCTTGTCTGTGGTAAAACTGAAAAGTATCCAATCCGGTAACGGCAAGTTGATACTAAGACTGGCAGAAGCTGATCTGCTGGACGGCACACCGGTTATAGATATCAAACCCTACCTGCCCTACGCCGATGCTCTGCCAGAAGCTAAAGGTGGCTTTGCACCTTTACCGGCCATCATGGCAGCAGTGGAATTTAGCGAAGAGGCCATGATTAAATGCCTGGCTTATGAGCGGCGGACAGGGCGTTCTCTGGTGGAACTGATTCAACAGGTATTGGGGCAGGATCCACGCCCGGCCTACCTCAGAGATACCACTGGGCGAAGGCACGGCTCCGCACTCTGGGACGTTAATGTGGTCTGGGAGTCCAGGGGAGATCACTTTCTGGTCACCGATCTGGAACCTTATTTATCACCTTGA
- the ovoA gene encoding 5-histidylcysteine sulfoxide synthase, whose protein sequence is MLNVTSTENTSPLQIPTRTLILDSGTPEEKRQELTQYFCETFDIYDRLFETLSNDEAYYRKAISQRHPLIFYYGHTAAFFVNKLIAARLINERVDTDIEAMVAIGVDEMSWDDLDENNYDWPTVPAMKEYRQKVRTHIVEFIETMPIEIPITWESPAWLIMMGIEHERIHLETSSVLIRQLPLAYVTPHQDWRPCKTSGAAPENQLIEHAGGHQILGKPFDHALYGWDNEYGHYEETIPAFKASQYLVSNQEFLEFVQNGGYNAEKYWTDEGWAWATFAEAVHPEFWVPGDENYRYRAMLEEIDMPWNWPVDVNCHEAQAFCRWKSEMTGLQIQLPSEAEWYCLRDSIDTDQPYWKQAPGNINLEYWASSCPVNQFRTGDFYDVIGNVWQWTTTPIDAFEGFKVHPYYDDFSTPTFDGRHNLIKGGCWISTGNYAIRDSRYAFRRHFFQHAGFRYVESTAEHNANLNPYETDALVAQYLEFHYGESYFGVENFPRTCAEICHELLNDLNCTRALDLGCSVGRSSFELARWFKHVDGIDFSARFISAASRLQQNGNIRYFVPSEGELGEYREARLTDFADNIDVSRVLFTQGDACNLKTKYNNYDLVFAGNLIDRLNDPYKFLSSVHERIRPEGLLVLTSPYTWLEEYTSKDKWLGGIRENGEALTTYDGLKRVLGQHFEEIKPPRDIPFVIRETARKHQHTIAQATFWRKKTS, encoded by the coding sequence GTGCTAAACGTGACGTCTACTGAAAACACCTCGCCACTCCAGATCCCCACAAGAACACTGATACTTGATTCAGGCACCCCGGAAGAAAAGCGCCAGGAACTGACTCAGTACTTCTGCGAAACCTTCGATATCTACGATCGTCTTTTTGAAACACTCAGCAATGATGAGGCCTATTACCGTAAGGCTATTTCCCAGAGACACCCGCTGATTTTCTACTACGGCCATACCGCAGCATTTTTTGTTAACAAACTGATTGCTGCCCGCCTGATTAACGAACGGGTAGATACAGATATTGAAGCAATGGTGGCCATCGGCGTTGATGAAATGTCCTGGGATGATCTGGACGAAAACAACTACGACTGGCCAACGGTTCCAGCCATGAAGGAATACCGTCAAAAAGTCAGGACACACATCGTTGAATTTATTGAAACCATGCCTATAGAGATACCCATCACCTGGGAAAGTCCAGCCTGGCTGATCATGATGGGCATTGAGCACGAGCGCATCCACCTGGAGACTTCATCGGTTCTCATTCGTCAGTTACCTCTGGCTTACGTCACGCCTCACCAGGACTGGCGACCCTGCAAAACTTCCGGGGCAGCGCCGGAAAATCAGTTAATTGAACATGCTGGTGGTCACCAGATTCTCGGTAAGCCGTTTGATCATGCGCTTTATGGCTGGGACAACGAATACGGTCACTATGAAGAAACCATCCCTGCCTTCAAGGCAAGCCAGTACCTGGTCAGCAACCAGGAGTTTCTTGAGTTTGTCCAGAATGGCGGATACAACGCCGAAAAATATTGGACCGATGAGGGCTGGGCATGGGCTACCTTTGCCGAAGCCGTTCACCCTGAGTTTTGGGTTCCCGGTGATGAAAATTACCGATACCGGGCCATGTTGGAAGAGATAGACATGCCCTGGAACTGGCCCGTGGATGTCAACTGCCATGAGGCCCAGGCTTTCTGCCGGTGGAAATCAGAAATGACGGGCCTGCAGATACAATTGCCGTCCGAAGCTGAATGGTATTGTTTGCGAGACAGCATTGATACAGACCAACCTTATTGGAAACAGGCTCCTGGCAACATCAACCTCGAATACTGGGCCTCTTCCTGTCCGGTTAACCAGTTCAGGACGGGGGACTTTTATGATGTCATTGGTAATGTCTGGCAATGGACAACGACGCCCATTGATGCCTTTGAAGGCTTCAAGGTTCATCCCTATTACGATGACTTTTCTACCCCCACATTTGACGGCCGGCATAACCTGATTAAAGGTGGCTGCTGGATCTCGACAGGTAACTATGCGATCAGAGATTCCCGATATGCCTTCAGGCGACATTTTTTCCAGCATGCCGGTTTTCGCTATGTTGAGTCCACCGCTGAGCATAATGCCAACCTGAACCCTTATGAAACCGATGCGCTGGTGGCTCAGTATCTGGAATTCCATTATGGCGAAAGCTACTTTGGTGTTGAAAATTTCCCCAGGACCTGTGCCGAAATCTGCCATGAGCTGTTGAATGACCTCAACTGCACCCGGGCACTGGATCTGGGCTGCTCGGTAGGGAGGAGCAGTTTTGAGCTGGCCCGCTGGTTCAAACATGTTGACGGAATCGACTTCTCAGCCCGCTTTATCTCTGCGGCCTCCAGGCTTCAGCAGAATGGAAACATTCGATACTTTGTGCCCTCCGAGGGAGAACTGGGCGAATACCGTGAAGCCAGACTGACTGACTTTGCCGATAACATTGATGTCAGTCGTGTGCTGTTTACCCAGGGAGACGCTTGCAATCTCAAAACCAAATACAATAACTATGACCTTGTCTTTGCCGGGAATCTGATTGACCGACTCAACGATCCCTATAAATTTCTTTCTTCTGTTCATGAGCGAATCCGTCCAGAGGGACTGCTGGTGCTGACTTCGCCCTATACCTGGCTGGAAGAATACACGTCAAAAGATAAATGGCTGGGAGGAATACGCGAGAATGGTGAAGCCCTGACAACCTATGACGGACTAAAAAGAGTTCTGGGCCAACATTTTGAGGAGATTAAACCACCCAGAGATATTCCTTTTGTCATCCGGGAAACCGCCAGAAAACACCAGCATACCATTGCCCAGGCAACCTTCTGGAGAAAAAAGACTTCCTGA
- a CDS encoding PatB family C-S lyase yields the protein MSTDFDTFIDRSHTSSLKWDRYKDRDILPFWVADMDFKSAPEIIEAVQQRVEHGVFGYTLADEGLEDRIVERMHNLYDWQIEKDWIVWLPGLVTALNIAVRSVAGPGETVAVPLPVYYPFLMAPRLGGRQMIGLDWVIRDNQWQLDLEAFENRITDDTRLLMLCNPQNPNGRVLTREELETIEALCKKYSIAVCSDEVHCDLILDRNAEHIPYASLSEFTRNTSITLMSPSKTFNVAGFGCAFAVIPDGTLRMEFQRVRKGIVPDPDNMLIGFTAARAAYEHGEPWRQSLLDYLRGNHDLLMSEINDIKGLSMLPLQSTYLAWINVSELGLDDPHRFFEDAGVGFSPGAQFGDRDYLRLNFGCSRSTLEEGIRRIRVAIADLKP from the coding sequence GTGTCCACAGATTTCGATACTTTTATCGACCGAAGTCATACCTCAAGCCTTAAGTGGGACCGCTACAAAGACAGAGATATATTGCCTTTCTGGGTGGCGGATATGGACTTCAAATCCGCCCCTGAAATCATTGAAGCTGTGCAACAACGTGTTGAGCACGGTGTTTTTGGCTATACCCTGGCCGATGAGGGTCTGGAAGATCGAATTGTCGAGCGAATGCACAACCTCTACGACTGGCAGATTGAAAAAGACTGGATCGTCTGGCTGCCCGGACTGGTGACCGCGCTCAATATTGCGGTGAGAAGCGTTGCTGGCCCCGGAGAGACCGTTGCAGTGCCTCTGCCGGTTTACTACCCCTTTCTGATGGCACCCAGGTTGGGCGGACGCCAGATGATCGGACTGGACTGGGTGATCAGGGACAATCAGTGGCAGCTGGATCTGGAAGCCTTTGAAAACAGGATCACCGATGATACCCGGCTGTTGATGCTATGTAATCCACAGAACCCCAACGGCCGGGTACTTACCCGGGAAGAACTGGAGACTATCGAGGCGCTCTGCAAAAAGTACAGCATTGCCGTCTGTTCTGACGAAGTGCATTGCGACCTGATTCTTGATCGCAATGCCGAACACATCCCCTATGCCAGCCTGAGTGAATTCACCCGGAACACATCTATCACCCTGATGTCGCCTTCCAAGACATTTAATGTGGCCGGCTTTGGCTGTGCCTTTGCCGTAATACCGGATGGCACACTGCGCATGGAATTCCAGAGAGTTCGCAAGGGTATTGTCCCTGATCCGGATAACATGCTGATAGGCTTCACGGCGGCCAGAGCCGCCTACGAACATGGCGAACCCTGGCGCCAGAGTCTGCTCGACTATCTTCGGGGTAACCACGATTTGCTGATGTCCGAAATCAATGACATTAAGGGGTTAAGTATGTTGCCCCTGCAGTCTACCTACCTGGCCTGGATTAATGTCAGCGAACTGGGTCTGGATGACCCACACCGCTTCTTTGAGGATGCCGGTGTGGGGTTCTCTCCCGGTGCCCAGTTTGGAGACCGTGACTACCTGAGACTGAACTTTGGCTGCAGTCGCTCCACTCTGGAGGAAGGCATTCGCAGGATCAGGGTCGCAATAGCTGATCTCAAACCCTGA
- a CDS encoding DMT family transporter has translation MLSEPEVSLWRSTELIARGVVYSLLSGALLGSLIILPGWMSEYSAIELVAGRFAVFGLWVFIIVLFRREIIKRVQQGGIMPWIWVALLTNLLYYLFLIISIRSLGGVFACILIAALPMIFQKCFLERNAAGQLTTPLLLLIGALFLLISQKFDQSYPGSHEQSMVIGLLWLMLASICWLAGTRIQLSMATERPDIDPSDRYLLTGLGSILALPMIYPLTWLNHPELTLFPGGIANIDWTCFLGGVLVAGVLATGLARICRHKAVAHNSDSGFYSYTTLEALFGVLFVFMLEGRTPNNQEWAVIAILVWGMALFYRNQATSQFNTSSG, from the coding sequence ATGCTCAGTGAACCTGAAGTTTCTCTGTGGAGAAGTACCGAATTGATTGCCAGAGGCGTTGTCTATTCGCTGTTGTCCGGAGCCTTGCTGGGAAGTCTGATCATTCTTCCCGGATGGATGTCGGAATATTCTGCTATTGAGCTGGTAGCAGGGCGCTTTGCAGTATTTGGTCTCTGGGTCTTTATAATTGTCCTTTTTCGTCGCGAGATTATTAAAAGAGTCCAACAAGGTGGGATCATGCCATGGATCTGGGTGGCCCTGCTGACAAATCTCCTTTATTACCTTTTCCTTATAATCAGTATCCGAAGTCTTGGCGGTGTTTTTGCCTGTATTCTGATAGCCGCCTTACCCATGATTTTTCAGAAATGCTTTTTGGAAAGAAACGCTGCCGGTCAGCTCACTACGCCTTTATTGCTATTGATTGGTGCGCTGTTTCTGTTGATTTCCCAGAAGTTTGATCAGAGTTATCCTGGCTCACATGAGCAGAGTATGGTCATCGGCCTGCTCTGGCTAATGCTGGCAAGTATCTGCTGGCTCGCAGGTACCCGCATACAATTGTCAATGGCCACTGAACGTCCCGATATTGATCCTTCTGATCGTTATCTGTTGACCGGACTGGGCTCTATATTGGCATTGCCCATGATTTATCCCCTGACCTGGCTGAACCACCCCGAATTAACCCTTTTTCCTGGAGGTATTGCTAATATTGACTGGACTTGCTTTTTAGGAGGCGTTCTGGTTGCAGGGGTATTAGCCACCGGTTTGGCCCGGATATGCAGACACAAAGCAGTGGCGCATAATAGTGATTCTGGATTTTATTCCTATACAACCCTTGAGGCTTTATTTGGAGTGCTGTTTGTCTTTATGCTGGAAGGGCGCACACCCAACAATCAGGAGTGGGCAGTTATTGCCATCCTGGTCTGGGGTATGGCCCTGTTTTACCGAAATCAAGCAACTTCACAATTTAATACCAGCTCAGGATAG
- the mnmH gene encoding tRNA 2-selenouridine(34) synthase MnmH, producing the protein MTQQRPDTQDYLALFLNDVPLMDVRAPVEFNKGSFPLATSLPILDDYQREMIGTEYKQQGQDAAVALGYELATDDVRVERVTLWQQFVQQHPEGYLFCFRGGQRSHITQSWLAESGYPYPLIKGGYKALRRFLIDELEKSVEDIPFVILSGKTGAGKTRLIYDIEDSIDLEGLANHRGSSFGRRYGGQPTQIDFENRLSIAMLKHRHFKPGRALLLEDESKLIGRCSLSQVFSNKMQQSSIILLETSIEERVEIGLQEYVSNNLTEYQTVYGKEEGFTRFSQGLTDSLYRIRRRLGGVRYQELGKLLSSALQQHEVHGAIDGYRPLIEQLLVGYYDPMYEYQLEQKQERILFRGNREEIRNNYPELVLNCEVA; encoded by the coding sequence ATGACCCAACAACGCCCGGATACCCAAGACTACCTCGCCCTGTTCCTGAATGATGTTCCACTGATGGATGTTCGGGCGCCTGTTGAATTCAACAAAGGTTCATTCCCACTGGCGACCAGCCTGCCTATCCTGGATGATTACCAGCGCGAAATGATTGGTACTGAGTACAAGCAGCAGGGGCAAGATGCTGCCGTCGCCCTGGGTTATGAGCTGGCCACTGACGATGTGCGTGTTGAACGGGTGACCCTCTGGCAGCAGTTCGTACAACAGCATCCAGAAGGCTACTTATTCTGTTTTCGGGGCGGCCAGCGCTCTCATATTACCCAATCCTGGCTGGCTGAGTCCGGATACCCTTACCCTCTGATCAAAGGGGGCTACAAAGCATTGAGAAGGTTCCTGATCGATGAACTGGAAAAGTCTGTTGAAGACATTCCCTTTGTGATTCTCAGTGGCAAAACCGGTGCCGGCAAAACTCGTCTGATTTATGACATTGAAGACAGCATTGATCTGGAGGGTCTGGCCAACCATCGGGGGTCGAGCTTCGGGCGTCGTTATGGTGGCCAGCCAACCCAGATTGACTTTGAAAACCGTCTTTCTATCGCCATGCTCAAGCACCGCCACTTTAAACCAGGGCGCGCTCTGCTTCTGGAGGACGAAAGCAAGCTGATCGGACGCTGTAGCCTGTCCCAGGTGTTCAGTAACAAGATGCAACAGTCCTCCATAATTCTGCTGGAAACTTCTATAGAAGAGCGTGTAGAGATAGGTCTTCAGGAGTATGTCAGCAATAACCTGACCGAATACCAGACCGTTTACGGTAAAGAAGAGGGCTTTACCCGCTTCAGCCAGGGACTGACTGACAGCCTTTACCGGATTCGCAGACGATTGGGTGGAGTCCGTTATCAGGAGCTGGGAAAGCTACTCTCTTCAGCCCTTCAGCAACATGAAGTTCATGGTGCCATTGATGGCTATCGGCCACTGATTGAGCAATTATTGGTTGGCTACTATGACCCCATGTACGAGTATCAGCTGGAGCAGAAGCAGGAAAGAATTCTCTTCAGAGGTAACCGGGAAGAGATCAGAAACAACTATCCTGAGCTGGTATTAAATTGTGAAGTTGCTTGA